Below is a genomic region from Miscanthus floridulus cultivar M001 chromosome 1, ASM1932011v1, whole genome shotgun sequence.
AGTTGACGATCTAACTGAAAAATTAATCCATCTATTAACCTATTAACCCTGTCGTTTAGATGTACTATAGCTAATTTTTAGGTGGCTAGCAATTAGCCATTAATAAGTCGTAAACAGGCGTCTGATGAGCAGCAGCAGATGTGATGTACTCCTAGAACTGTTGTGCTCAGTGAATTGTCGTGATAAAATTCAGTTCCAAACTCAGTTGCATGCATGTACACTGGATAATCTCATCTTGTCTTGTCAGTTGTCACGGCCTAAATTAACTCGACTATCGGCGAGAATCCCACGACGCCGGCGACGGCATCGACGACGTTGTCCGCACCGTCGTGGTGCCCGACGATGCGGTGGTCGCCAACGACAGCCGCGGCGTAGCAACCTGCTTGATGGCCACGTTAGGGAACGGGCTGCTCCTCCGGCGCTCCTGCTCCTTGACCAGCTCCGCGACCAGCGTGTCCACTTTCTCGGCGTTCGTCCGCTCCGACAGCCTCCGCCCGCGGAATAGCACCGATTCCACGTTCCGCTGCGCCAGCATCGTCTCTGCGCCAGCGGCCGCCGTCTCCGCGTGGAGAGGCGCCGGTTTCCTGCCGGCCTGGATACGGACGTAGTTGCTTCCACACGCGTCCCCGAACGCCATGGCCACTGATTCGTCCACCATGTCCGCCACACCCTCGGCGGTGACGCGTGCAAGCTCGCGCGGTGACGGTGCGCGTGTGGGCGGCACCGGCGTGTTCGGCTTCGGCCCACTAGAGACGGTGGTGGACGAGCCGGTGCCGATGGAGAAGACGAGGATGTCCTCGACGCTGGTGGCGAGCTGGAACTCCAGCTTGTTGTGCAGCACGTGCgtaacggcggcggcggccgggttGCCCATGGCCGCCACGCCCGCGCACGCCGCGGCGATGGCCGTGAGGCCGTCGACGGACCTCACGTCGGCGAGCGCGCCACGGTCGGCGCAGGTAGCGGCGCAGACGTCGCGGAGGCGGAAGTCGAGGCTGTCGCTCTCGACGGCGTCGGCGCGCGAGAACACGAAGGGCGCGGCCGTGGCGAGGTCGTAGCACGGCACGAGGAGCGGCGCCACGGTGTCCCTGAGCGTCGCGTCGCCGAACACCCGGCGGAGCAtgcggtcgccgccgccgctacgGGCGCCGCGGAAGAGCTTCGCCCACCGCCCGCGCTGGCCGCCCCagcccttctccttcctcccgaCGCTGCCGGCGACGAACGCGAGCGCCTCCTGCGCAGTGTACCGCGGCCGCCCGTCGGCGCCCCTGAGGAACAGCATCGCGGCCAGCACGGCCCCCGCGCCGGCGCCCGCGGCCACGTCGAAGAAGTCGGCCACGCGCGCGTCGGGGTCCCCGGCCTGCTCCCGCAGCCCGGACTCGAGCCTCGCGAGCGCCGCGGCCGCCAGGAGCGCGTCCTCGGCGCCGCCTGCGCCGCAGCCGTCGATGGACAGCATCCGCACGCGCCCACCGTCAAGAAACGCTCTGGCCGGCGTGCCGGCGCCGGATGATAGGcacccggcgccggcgccggcgccgaagAGGAACTTGCTCTCGAGAAGGGAGAAGATCTCGAAGCTGAGCTTGTCCACCACGCCCATGGCTTTCGTCTGTGGCGACGGCATTGCCGCGTACGCTTCCATCTCTTTCTCTCTCGGCCACAGATCGAGGCAACAAGATGAATTCGAGCTCGAGATGCGAGAGACGACTGAGACTGTGATTGTTCGATGCGTCCTAGTCCACTCGAACTGGCGCCTTTATATAGAGGTGAAGGCAGCGCATGGTAGCTGCGCCCGACGACAGCTAGCGTACGGACGTGTCCTGACCCGTCTGAGCCTTGAAGCGAAGGTGGCTGGAAACGTGGCAACGAACGCGCTCGACGCTCCGCTGGACGGGTCGCCTCGCCGCGCCCACGTACACGCACCCGACGGTGACCGGAAGCTTCCGCGCATGCCGCGAGGCGCCGCTGTCGTGCGGGCTCCATCAGTCGGTGTCAGTGGGCGAGCCGGGAATCACTGGCGCCCGGGTCGCCGACGGGATCGGGGTCGGATAGGGTGTCCGGGGATGGCGAGAGTGCGAGACAGCAGCGGACGTGCGGCGATCGTGTGAGGGACAGCGGCGGATCGCGCTGGTTTCACGGCCGGGACCTGCCCGCGCGCATCGGCATCGATCAGATGGAGCTCCACTTTGTCGGCGTGGCGCTTGCAGGATCCACAGTTAATGGCGCACGTCCATGGGTTTGGGGGCTTTGGGCGTCTGGGCGTTTGGGTTGTGCATGTGCTGGGTGAGTCCACGTCGTCGCCGAGGTGGGCGCTGTGTCCCCGCAGGGCGTCGGCGCTGGATCTGTGCCGCTCAACCGTACGATACAAGTTGCAGTGATCCTGGAGCCTGTGTAGTGTAGGAGTAGGAGCAAAGCAGAGTGGGTAGGGTACATTCTCAACTGCGAAGACCATTGGTTTTGGTACCTTGGCATTCCCGAATTTGCTCCAGATTTTGTTCACGGTTATGCAGCGTCTCTCAGATTAGCTGTAATATGGAATTCAGTATATGGGCGATGCTGGCACTGTCTTTTATCTGCAGGAGCAGTTCATAGTAGATAGTTGTAATCGGAACGTTACAGGAAAGAATGGCACCCAAAAAACACAGCTGTAACTAAAAAATACCTATGCACAGTGTATGGCTATTGGAGCAGGAAAATATAGTTAAGCACAACAGCAGTCAGGTGTGGTGAAAATAGTAATTGTCCTCCTGAAATCTTAGAACCGACCACAGGCAAAGCAGCGACAATCCTAAACATAAAGGCGAGAAAAATTAGTGTAGTTATCGAAAATAGAAGCATACTATGTGCAAACGAAAGACATCTACTGGCATAATGCAATGATCGCAAATATATATGTAAAACAGGAGCACGCctggttagattgatctcctaaccaataagcccaacggtttattgggccttggtcacgcgccctgatcgggggcgcccaaccctacatggttggtgggctcccgtcgcactacgctatataaagaggtgggggccggcggctcaaagcacgaggttcgccgtaagccgcaaaccccaccgacaaaccctaattccgatctcgaagagggtgcgcagccagcgacgggaagccgccaccgtcatcaccgtcatCCCATCGTCACTGCACTGCATCACAGTCTCCACGGCGTCGcctctcttcaccgaccgtcgctgcccgtgcgcagcctacatcgacgaacctgatggaggctactggatcctccacccctgcggtctcaggttcggtacccttccctttctctccctctctctctgtagATCGTTCTACATGTCCTAGGATCTACCGTTTACATGTTATACCGAATAGAACAGTCAAAgtctagatctatgatcctacagtcattacaatggtaccagagctacGGTTTAGGTATAGATATGGCTAGGGTTTTGATCTAGAACGGATAAAtcgattagaaaaggaaaagatgAAGAGATCCAGTGCGGATCTAGAAAGTAGAAGGGGCTTCGGTCGacaaagggttcggttgaaccctaaaaaACTCGGTcctttcggatctgagaaaagcagtgggttcggatgaaccctaaccctaactgggttaaaggaAAATTGAGGGCTCGTTTTCATGACAAAACCGAACCCTAAAACCCGAAATCGTTTCGGGAAAAGCAAAACAGTGGCCATCCCAAACCCCAACCCTAACTCTAATCATGAAAACGGATGAAATCCGAACAAAAGAATCAAAAGAAAGGGGAAGAAAGGTAAGAgggtggcctacctcgccgtTGCGCGGCACTACAGTCACGCCCGCATACGGGGAAGAAAAAGGTCGGCTCGGGGCACTCCTTGCCGGAACAAGCcacaggggcgccgcggccaggccgctcgacagcGGCgcactcacccgctggggagcgcgcacgccggcgagggggccggcaacGGCGTCAAGGCTCCACCGATTCGCCGCTCGGTGCTGCATTGGCTGCGCTGAGGAAAGAGAGCAGCGAAGACAGAGAGTGGAGAAGGCCGAATGACGCTAGGGTTCAAGGGCGCCGCGGCGGTCGCCGTTTTGATCCTCCGATGCACGCGCGCAGCCATCGGATGGAGAGGAACGGCCGAGATGGAGTGGGCCAAgtcgcggcccaggcgggcgcgcggaCGCGCGGGacattgccggcccaggcccaggttgcggcctgggtgcggcctgtgcgCGCGAAAAGAAAAGGGCCGAGCCGTTTTATGCGGTTTTGGGCCAAAACAGAGTGGATTGAGTCTGGTTTTTGCATTTTCTTTTTCCAGAAAATTGAAAAAAatggaaattggctcaaaagaaatagaaaaagtaattttccctgtgggtaaaattcatcaaATTGAATATTTTtctgctgcgtatttaaagatgcaattttcattattaaattcgaaccaacgggagaatttaattttttgAAAATGAATATGTTTTgagttgattatgatattgttattttctgaccaacgttgttaatagcaatattataattttaatgattatgcattatttctatttctgcccaacggtaatgtagatttaatgtataaaataattgtatgttttaattttgaccaacgttaaactaaggcatgcaattattgttgttatttctgttctcacactatttgaattgtgttttcaggaggatacaacttgatgagttatatcaaagagatccccactctaaaaggtgataactatattgagtggaagaaaaagatagacctggcctttatcctcgctgaggtggactgggttgtcaccacaccgtgtcctaaagaacctgtggcaccggtgagggagacagatgagactgatgctgcatggcagaacagagagcgggattttgctcccgtaaagatgtcctatgaccttgagcataggaaatgagtcactgccaacaagaagtgtttggcagtgataaagaacacgattgagcctgctattgtgggctcaatttcagactgtgacacggtcacagagtacctagatagaataaagagtcagttcactggctcttcaatgacatatgcaacccagctgatcaagcagctggttacagaaaggtactctggtggcggcagtggcattagagagcacatactgagaatgagcaatctggcatctaagctcaaaccaatggatttggcactcaaggatgagttttttattcatttgatttttgcttctttgcccaaagaatttgacacatttgttattaattacaacatacagcctgaaaaatagGATTTAGAAAaactcatagccatgtgtgtgcaggaggaggaaagaataaaagtttcacaaggtggttctgtcaactacctaaaagataagaaaaagaactataataacagctcttcctccaagtcatctggaaaagataccatgcaacagtctcagaactagcaattcccagtggctaaagaccagtgtctccactgcaagaagacgggatattataaaaagaattgtcctgatttcttaaagatgattatgaagaataaaggtgagaacattattacgttcgtaaatgaatccttgtatgtaaagttttcaaaatctacttggtggattgattcaggtgtaactattcatgttgctaattcattacagggattccgttcgatgaaaACTTtgtaaagaagcgaaagtttcattaaagtcacaaatggagtacaagcagatgttgaggccgttggagatcttcctctagagcttccagatggcttcatactttttcttagagatgttctttatgtaccttctttgcaaagaaaccttattagtgtatcaaagttggaccatgatggttatgattgccattttggaaatggcaaatgtcagatattgtttaataataaatgtgttggtcttgccttccgacaagatgagctttatttgttatcactttgagaaaatgtgaattccgtatgtgatgtgaatgaaaatgtatcctcatcgaacaatggaaacagaaaacgaaagagagctcacgatgcgttgtcaaaattatggcactgtcgtttaggccatatttcgaggggaagaatagaaagactagttaagaataatattcttcctccattagagctcttaga
It encodes:
- the LOC136471065 gene encoding patatin-like protein 3, with product MEAYAAMPSPQTKAMGVVDKLSFEIFSLLESKFLFGAGAGAGCLSSGAGTPARAFLDGGRVRMLSIDGCGAGGAEDALLAAAALARLESGLREQAGDPDARVADFFDVAAGAGAGAVLAAMLFLRGADGRPRYTAQEALAFVAGSVGRKEKGWGGQRGRWAKLFRGARSGGGDRMLRRVFGDATLRDTVAPLLVPCYDLATAAPFVFSRADAVESDSLDFRLRDVCAATCADRGALADVRSVDGLTAIAAACAGVAAMGNPAAAAVTHVLHNKLEFQLATSVEDILVFSIGTGSSTTVSSGPKPNTPVPPTRAPSPRELARVTAEGVADMVDESVAMAFGDACGSNYVRIQAGRKPAPLHAETAAAGAETMLAQRNVESVLFRGRRLSERTNAEKVDTLVAELVKEQERRRSSPFPNVAIKQVATPRLSLATTASSGTTTVRTTSSMPSPASWDSRR